Part of the Juglans regia cultivar Chandler chromosome 14, Walnut 2.0, whole genome shotgun sequence genome, TGCATCTCCTTCAGACTGTGAGTCTGTAGATGCATGCTCTTGATTCATTGTCGAAGGGTATTCCCAGTCACCCCTGCTGACCTCCATTCTTGGTAAGTGATCGCTTGCCTCATAATGACCATAATAGGTACTCCCCGGAGCAGAAAATCCAAATTTGTAAGAATTCATATTCATTGACCAGTATGCACTTTCCTGAACAGAcagaatataagaaaataacatttcataatatcGCAGAAATTTAATTCAAGGAGGAAAACACTTACGTTATACTATTCATAATCAAATTTACATTTACACTGAAGTTCGTTCTATCAGATAGCGTTCTTCCAACACATTTAGAAAAGAACCGCAAATCAAACTTTtcagaaaacaaataaatagaaatggAGCCAAGTGGTTGATTTAAGATAAGCGACCTACAATAGCACGTTGTACCATATGACCATCATCTTCCATTAATTTCAGTGACGCCCTTACTGCATCAACTTTCGTGGGCGTGTGCaaagaaaaactcttttttcattttctttctctaaaCAATCGTATACTGCCATCCTCACCTATTAATCCTGaattaaacaatttatttcTCAACGTAAAGAACAATAAATGCATCAGCATAACAACCTACGCCCTCCTTCTATTCAAGAGCAGATTGGGATAGCCGCCACACAGCTAATCACTACCAAACGCATGAACAACCTAATGGGCATAATTGTCGAgactggaaaataaaaataaaaaacgaaaaaaatacCTGATCATGCGTCGGTAAGGTATGACCATAATTGATCGGTACATGTGTGAGGCCTTCAAAGAAGTTCATAAAACTTTCCGTAACCGTGTAAGGAAAACCAGTGTTTATGTAATGAACCTCCATTTGCCCATTCCCATTCATATTTAACCACTATACAGACTCCAATTCACAAATCAAGCTgcaaaataccataaaatacaAACATGTCAACTGTATACTTAGTCACATAAagcacacaaaaataaataataataataataaggaaacaaattaaatcatGGAATTTAAAAGCACAAAGAAAATCTATCCTATATGATTAGGCTCTCGGATTTGAAGATGTATAATAAATAGGTATAACTATTAGCGGATCTATCTAATTCTTGAGGTTCCACATGGCAATTTGCAGAAATGCAGCATCATTAACAGATTTCTTCAGTTCCCTAcaataaattaacataaaataaaaaataaaataaaaagctttTTATCCTTAAATCTCCTATTGGTCTCTGAGAAAATGCAGGAGAGGAAAGGGAAAGAGAACCAACACAAAATACAGcacaaaattcataattttccGTTCAGTTTTCACCGCAACCAAACAGCAGGTAACAGAAACATTTCGAAAACGGCTTCCTCCACCAAAACTTCTCAGCAAAGTTGCCATGGGAGAATTTTATCattcatttacaaaaaaaataatatatatatatatatatataatataaactcCGGATGTTTTTTGAGTTTCTTTCTCGCATTTCCTCCAGTTTTCTCAGCAAGCATTCTCTTTGAGAATAAATGCTAGAATCGcagaaaagaaataacaaatgaACACAAGTTGGAAATTCAGGGAACTCTTCTGCAATTAGAACCATCAAATGTCAGCtatgaaaattacaaacaagAAATGAAACACATTCGCAGAGACaaaagagagcgagagagagagagagagagagagcggacaTTTCTTAGTAATGGAGCTTAGAAAACAGACAATGGAGAGGTCTCCCCGTGGCCCGTCCCCTGtgaataagagagagagagggagtgtgtGTGCGTGTAATGTGTGAGAATGAAAGGAAATGGCCCAAATGGGTTTTCCAGTTTCTCCctgattctctctctcatcccattttttctctctcctcctgcAGCTTCTAAGTTATAATATAAGGAAAGGCCACATTTACCAGCTTTTACCAAAACGGCTACGTTTGGTAACCAACAAACTTTTAATCATTTGTGAATGACTATTGctacatctaaaaaaaaaaaaattatataaaaataatttcataaactgtCATAGTTTCATCTGAgtcgttaaatttattttatattaaaaataattttataatctaacgaaccacatcaaatcatatcaatttgtgagattaattttatgtaatcaattttatgattagagtatataaataaattaatggagaatataaatatttcagatgaaaaatattgataatatagaGTTAGgtctcttaaataaaaaataattagaatagaGGGAGGGGGAGATCTCTGGCAGTGGCAGCCGCATTTACAATAAATTTGTCTCTACACAATAGTCCCTCACGAACAGCTGTATAAGCTTCAAGATTCAAATTGATCACCTAAAACATCCAAAAAAGAGTACAACCATTACACTTACTACAGCTTTAAAGTAAAACAACAAGA contains:
- the LOC109001533 gene encoding E3 ubiquitin-protein ligase BIG BROTHER isoform X4, with amino-acid sequence MNGNGQMEVHYINTGFPYTVTESFMNFFEGLTHVPINYGHTLPTHDQESAYWSMNMNSYKFGFSAPGSTYYGHYEASDHLPRMEVSRGDWEYPSTMNQEHASTDSQSEGDAVMGSPTHHNNNSSQELLDLGDVVGTQSRGLSHELISLLPTSKYKFKNFFSTKKSRERCVICQMRYKRGDRQIKLPCKHVYHSECISKWLSINKICPICNTEVFGDESRR